The Bacteroidota bacterium genome segment CGGAAGGCGTCTCAACGACTCCGAGATCGGCCCGACTCGCTACGGGACGCTGGAGAATGCGCATGGGGATTTTCAGCGCTTCATCAACGACCCTCAACTCTTCGACAGAACCATCAATGGAGGAATTCGGTGGGGGAAGTTCCGCGTTGGGGAGGACAGCCTCTTGCTTCAAGTCTTTCGGTTGAGCTTTGGTACGATACCTCGCAGCTATGACGTATCGGAGTACAAAGGGCGTATTCTGAGTGACACCTCGTTCGTGCTCGACGAGGTGCGTCTGTACGGTCCCCCTCACAGAGGAGCTTCGGGAGCGATGAGCGATACCTTCTACTTCCGACACGTCGAAGAAAAGCCCTCCTCAATGAACTGGACGCAGACACATCCCGACCTACAGTAGCGCGTCTTTCTCTGCCGACGTTTCCACGTCACCCTTCCACCTTCCGCTGCCGTGCTGATTCGCGCCTTCCCGCTCCTCACGCTCCTCCTGATCGCCGCTGTGCCTGTGCAGGGGCAGGTGGACCCCGCCACCGGCACGCCCATCGTGGCCGAAGACCCGCCGAGCACGGCGGATGTCCGGCTCTTCCGCACGATCTACGACATCGAGGCTCCGGCCTTCGCCGCCACGATGCGCGGCGTGCACTGGACTTCGCGCAACGTCTTCATCGGGGCGGTCCCGGCGGCGTGGCTAGGCACCCTCGCCGGCGGCGGCGACCGCGACTACCAGCCGGCGTACCTCCTGACGCTCACGCATGCCAGCACGATTGGGGCCGTGTTCGCGCTCAAGACGCTCATCCGTCGGCCCCGGCCCTACGCCTCGCTGCCGGGCGTCACGCCGCGCTCGGGCGGCCACCCGAGCACGTTCGACCCGCACTCGTTCCCGTCGGGCCACGCCGCGCTGTCGTTCGCGCTCGCCACCTCGGTGAGCCTGTCCTACCCCGAGTGGTACGTCATCGCGCCGTCGCTCACATGGGCGGCGGCGGTGTCGCTCAGCCGCCCGTGGCTCGGCGTGCACTACCCCTCCGACGTGGCCGTCGGCATCGTGCTCGGGACCGGGATCGCCCTCGGCCTCCACGCCCTCGGCGATGCGATCACGCCGAGTGGCCTACGGAACGACGACGAGCCGGACCCGCTGCGCACCCCGTCGCCACCGTCGGTCCGGTTCGTCATCCCCTTCTGATGCCGCGCGTCCCCGACGGCTTCGACGTGCAGGGGCACCGGGGCGCGCGCGGCCTCGCGCCGGAGAACACGATCCCCGCCTTCCGCCGCGCCCTCGACCTCGGCGTGACGACGCTCGAACTCGACACCGTCGTCTCGGCCGACCGCGTGGTCGTCGTCTCGCACGACCCCACGATGTCGCCGGTGTTCTGCGCGCACCCGGACGGGCGGCCCGTCGCGCCGGACGAGGAGATCACGCTGTTCGGCCTGCCCTACGCTGAGATCGCCCGGTTCGACTGCGGGAGCCGGCTGACCCCGCGCTTCCCGGAGCAGGTGCTCCAGCCCGCCGCGAAGCCGACGCTCGCCGAGGTGGTTCGCTTCGCCGAAGCCTACGCGCACGAGCACGGCCGCCCGCCGGTGTTCTACAACGTCGAGACCAAGTCGACGCCCGAGGGCGACGGGCGTCTGCACCCACCACCGGGCGAGTTCGTCCGCCTGCTGTGGGAGGTTGTGAAGACGGAGGGCATCGCCGAGCGGTTCACGCTCCAGTCGTTCGACGTGCGGACGCTCCAGGAGGTGCGCAGCCTCAGCCTCCCGGTCCGCCTCGCGCTGCTCGTCGAGGATACGGGACGGTCGCCGGAGAAGAGCCTGCACAGCGGCCTCGGCGCGCTCGGGTTCGTCCCCGACATCTACAGCCCCGACTTCCGACTCGTGAACGAGGCCGTGGTCGCGGCGGCGCGCGAGGCCGGGATGCTCGTCATCCCGTGGACCGTCAACGAGGTCGGCGATATGGAGCGGCTCCGCGCCCTCGGCGTGGACGGCCTCATCACGGACTACCCGGACCGGGCGCTCGGGCGGTAGGGGCACGGCGGTACCGTGCCCGAGGGGTAATGCCAACCCAGGGCGAGGCGCACCTCGCCCCTACGGATTCTGCGCCGGTCGCATCGCCGAGCAGACTGTCCCGTCGGAGCGTACCATTACCAAGACCTCGGGGCTGCGTCGTAGCTTCCCGTTTCATCCACTTCGCTTCCTCGCCATGCCGACCCGATTTCTGCCCCTCGCCGCGCTGCTTCTCGCCCTGCCTGCCTTCGCCCAAGACGCCGACGTGATGCGCGCCGGGCCGCTCGACAACGGCAAGATGTGGCTCTTCGAGAACCCGCCCGTCGACTACCTCGCCGAGACCTACGGCCTGCGCCCGGACGAGGCATGGTTCGAGCGCGCTCGTCTCTCCGCGCTCCGGCTGCCGGGCTGCTCCGCCTCGTTCGTCTCCCGCGACGGCTTGGTGGCGACCAACCACCACTGCGTGCGCGGGGCCATCGTGGACGTGACGCGCGAGGGCGAGACGCTCGTGCAGGACGGCTTCTTCGCCCGGTCGCTCGGCGATGAGCGCCGGGTCGAGGGGCTGTACGTGGACCAACTCGTCGCCATCACTGACGTGACCGACCGGGTGAACGCCGCGCTCGATGCCGCCCAGACCGATGCCGAGCGGGCTGCCGCGCGCAGCGCCGTGACCGACGAGATCGAGGCTGAACTGGCGACTGGAGACGGGATCACGGTACAGGTCGTCTCGCTCTACAACGGCGGTCTGTACTCGGCCTACACCTTCCGCCGCTACGACGACCTCCGCATGGTCGCCGCGCCCGAGGAGCAGCTCGGCTTCTTCGGCGGCGACCCGGACAACTTCACGTACCCGCGCTACGCGCTCGACTTCGCGTTCCTCCGCGTCTACCAAGATGGGCAGCCGCTCGACACGTCCGACTTCCACTACGCGTGGAGCACGGAAGGCGTCGCGCCCGGCGACCTCGTCTTCGTGATCGGCAACCCGGGCTCGACGGATCGGGGCGACACCGTCGCCCAGCTCCACTACCGGCGCGACGTGCAGGTGCCCGCACTGCTCACCTTCCTCAACGGGCGCATCACCGCTATCGACGCTTACCTCGAAGACCACCCGGACGAGGAGGGCGTCCGCAACCAGCGGTTCGGGCTGAGCAACGCCCGCAAGGCATACCGGGGCCGGGCCGACGCGCTCACGAACGAGGTCATCATGGCGCGCCGCCGCGACTTCGAGCGCCAGTTCCGCCAAGCCATCGAGTCGGATGCTGGCCTCCGGGCTGAGTACGGCGGGCTGATCGACCGGATGTCGGCCCTCCAGCGCGAGAAGCGCGAGGTCGCCCCCGCGTTCAGCGCCTTCGCCGCGATGACGAACCCGACGTACTCCTCGTCCACGCTGCGCCGAGCCTTCGCCGTGGTGCAGGGCGGCGACGTAGCCTCCATCGCCGACTTGCCGCCGGCGCTGGACCGGATGTACCTCGCGGCTCAGCTTCGCCAGTTCGAGCGCTACCTCGAACCGGGGTTCGTCAACCCAATCCTCGACGGGCGCTCGCCTGAAGCAGCAGCAGAAGCGATCATCGCGGGATCGGACCTGTCGAGCGCCGAGCAGGCAGGAGACGTAACGATGGCATCGGACGACCTCGCTGTGGACCTGGCCCGCGCGGTTCTGCCCCGCTTCGCCGAGTTCCAGAGCGCGAGCGCTGGGCTGGGCGCGCAGGAGGCCGAGGTGGCGCGGCGGCTCGGGCAGGCGCGGTTCGCGGTCTACGGCACCGCCGTCCCGCCGGACGCCACCTTCTCGCCGCGCTTCACCGACGGCGTCGTGCGCGGGTACGACTACAACGGCACCGTCGCCCCGCCGAACACGACCTTCTTCGGGCTCTACGACCGCAACGCCTCGTTCGGGCAGGACTCCGAGTGGGCGCTCCCCGAGCGCTGGCTCCCCGCCCCGCCCGACCTCGACCGCGCGACGCCGCTCAACTTCGTCTCGACCTCCGACACGATCGGCGGCAACTCCGGCTCGCCAGCCGTCGACCGCGACCTCCGCCTCGTCGGTCTCAACTTCGACCGGATGATCGAGGGCTTGAGCCGCGACTACATCTACTTCGCCGACCGGGGCCGCAACGTGATGGTCGACGCCCGCGCGGTCCTCGAAGCCCTCGACGCCGTCTACGACCTCGACCGCGTGGTCGTAGAGCTTCGCACGGGCGCGCTCGTCGAGACGGAAGCTGAAGCTGATGCGATGGAGTGAGCGACGAAGTACGGGTGACGAGCGACGAGTCTGGATAGGCAGCCGTTCGTCACTCGTCGCTCGGCAGTCGTCGTTCGTAAGGAGCTTTCGGGCGTAGCGGGCGTAGCAGCGTCCCCATTCACCGAACCCGAGTCATCCCGATGAGCAACCTTCAAACGGCCACGATTGGCGGCGGCTGCTTCTGGTGCGTTGAAGCCGTCATGCAGCCCCTCAAAGGCGTCGAGCGCGTCGTCTCCGGCTACTCCGGCGGCAAAGGGGCCAACCCGTCCTACCGCGAGATCTGCGGCGGCCGCACCGGCCACGCCGAAGTCGTCCAGGTCCACTTCGACCCCGACGTGATCTCGTACCGCGACCTGCTCTACGTCTTCCTCGCCACCCACGACCCGACGACGCTCAACCGCCAGGGCGCGGACACCGGCACGCAGTACCGCTCCGTGATCTTCTACGCCGACGACGAGCAGCACCGCGTCGCCGACGAGGTCATCGCCGACCTCACCCAGCGTCAGATCTTCGACCGCGGGATTGTGACGGAGGTCTCGCCGCTCGGGCCGTTCTACGAGGCCGAAGACTACCACCAGGACTACTTCCGGCAGAACCCCGGCCAGCCCTACTGCCAGGCGGTGATCGCGCCGAAGGTCGCCAAGCTCCGCCGCCACTACCTCGACCGGCTCAAGGCAGAGGCGGCGTAGCCCCTCTCGCAAAACTATTTCGGGCGGATCGGTGCGGGGCGATATCTTCGAGAGCTCACCCGACTCTCCGCTCTGTGCCCATCCCCACCTCGCTTCCCGGCGGCCTCGAGATTGAGGCCGAAGGCTCCGGCATCTCGGCCCCGCTCTCGCGCACGGTCAACCTCCTCGGCGGGCTGCTCGGCCGCGCCGTCCGCGCCCGCTACGGCGACGACGCGTTCGACCTCGTCGAGACGCTGCGCGGGCTGTGCCGCGAAGAGCAGCACGACGAGGCCGCTCGCCTCCTGGACAGTCAGCCGCTCGACCGGCTCGTGGCGCTGCTGCGGGCGTTCACGACGTTCTTCCACCTCGTCAACAAGGCGGAGCAGCTCGAAATCCTCCGTATCAACCGGGACCGCGCCCGCGAGGCGTCGCCGGACGCACCCCGCGCCGAGTCGGTGATGGCCGCCGTCCATGCGCTCAAAGAGCAGGGCTGCTCGCTGGACGACGTGCTCGCGCTCGTCGGGGCGCTCGACGTTCAGCCGACGCTGACGGCGCACCCGACCGAGGCGCGTAGGCGCTCGATCCTCTTCCACCAGCAGCGCATCGCTGACCTCCTCGGTGGGCTGCGCGAGCGCGACACGACGCCGGCCGAAGACGACGCGCTCGTCGGCGAGATCGAGAGCGTGGTCCAACTCCTCCTCGCCACCGACGAAATCCGCTCGGCGGCGGTGACGGTCGAGGACGAGGTCCGCCACGGCCTCTTCTTCGTCGCCACCAGCATCTGGGAGACCGTCCCCCGCATCCACGCCGACCTCCGCCGCGCCCTCAACACCTACTACGACGAGGAAGAAGTACGGGCGCAGCATGCTGCGTCCCTGCCGCCGCTCTTACGCTACCGCTCGTGGATCGGCGGCGACCGCGACGGTAATCCGCGCGTGACGGCCGAGGTGACCGAATGGACGCTGGGCGTGCACCGGGAGGACGCGCTCCGGCTCTACCGCCGCGCGCTCGACCACCTCCGCCTCACGCTCTCCGTCTCCGAGCGCCAGACGCCGGGCGACGCGTTCGCCGCGCTGCGCGACTCCATCGAGCAGGACCGCGAGGCCGTGGCCCTCCCCGCGCGGCGGTGGCGGCAGAACGCCCACGAGCCGGTCCGCCTCAAGCTGATGCTGATGCAGGCCAAGCTCGACCGGCTCCTCAGCGGCGATGAGTTCAGCTACGCCGCCGCCGACTTCCGGGCCGACCTCGACCTGGTCGCCGAGAGCCTGACCGCCGCCGGCCTGGAGACGCTCGTCGCCGACGGGCCGCTGGCCGACCTCCGCGTGCAGGCCGACGCCTTCGGTTTCCACCTCGCCGCACTCGACCTGCGGCAGCATAGCCGCCTCCACGAGGCCGCCGTGGACGACCTTCTCCGCCTCGCGGGCGTCACCGACGACTATGCCTCGCTGGGCGAAGCCGAGCGACTGAGCGTGCTCGACGCCGAGCTTCGCAACCCGCGTCCGCTCCGCGCGCCCGGCGCTGAGGTGGGCGACGACACCCACCGCGTCCTCAGCGTTCTCGACGTCGCCCGGCGGGCGCTCAGCGCAGAGCCGGAGAGCATCGGGTCGTACATCATCTCGATGACCGACGCGGTCAGCGACGTGCTGGAGGTGCTGCTGCTCTTCAAAGAAACCGGGCTGTGGCAGATGGCCCCCGGCGGTGGCGTCACCTGCCCGCTCGACGTCGTCCCCCTCCTCGAAACGATCGCCGACCTGGACCGCGGCGAGGCGCTCCTCGACCGACTCTTCACGCACCCGGTCTACGTCCGGCAGCTCGTGGCGCGCGGGCGGATGCAGGAGGTCATGCTCGGCTACTCGGACTCGAACAAGGACGGCGGCTACTGGCAGGCCAACTGGGCGCTCCACAAAGCGCAGGGCGCGATCGCCCGCGTCTGCCAGCGCTTCGGGCTCGACCTCCGGCTCTTCCACGGGCGCGGCGGGACGGTCGGGCGCGGCGGCGGGCGGGCAAACCAGGCCATCCGCGCCATGCCGCCCGAAGCGCAGACGGGCCGCATCCGGTTTACGGAGCAGGGTGAGGTCATCTCGTTCCGCTACGCGCACCCCGGCATCGCCCGGCGGCACCTGGAGCAGATCGTCCACGCCCAACTCGGTGCCCTCGCCGAGGCCCCTGACCCGGCGAGCTTCGAGGGACCGACCGAAGACGACACGCGGGCGCTGATGCAGCAGATCGCCGACACCTCGATGACGGCCTACCGCGCGCTCATCGACGACCCCGCGTTCTGGCCCTGGTACCTCCAGGCGACGCCCATCGAACACATCGCGGGCATCCCGATGGCCTCGCGCCCGGTCTCGCGCAAGGCCGCGAGCGAGGTCGATTTCGACGGGCTGCGGGCGATCCCGTGGGTCTTCGCCTGGACGCAGCCGCGCTACACCGTCCCCGGCTGGTACGGCCTCGGCACCGCGCTCGCCCAGGCGACGGCTGACGCGGGGCAGGCTGACCGGCTCCGGCAGATGCACGCCGAGTGGCCGTTCTTCCAGGCGATCGTTGCGAACGCCCTCCGCGAGATGGCGAGGGCACGCTTCGCCATTTCCGAGCGCTACGCGGGCCTAGCCGAAGGGCGTCAGCACGAGCGCCTCGCGGCCGAGTTCGAGCGCGCCGAGCGGGCGCTCCTCCGCGTCGCCGGGCAGGACCGACTGCTCGCCCACAGCCCGGTGATCGAAAAGTCGATCCGGCTCCGCAACCCGTACACTGACGTGCTGAACCTCGTCCAGCTCGAACTGATCGAGCGGTGGCGCAGCGGCGGGGCCGAAGGCGACGAGGCCGACGCCCTCGAGGAGGCCCTCTTCGTCTCCCTCAACGGCCTCGCCGCCGCGATGCAGAGCACGGGGTAGGCTCAGTCCAGAATCAGGAAGGCCGCCTCCCGGTCGTCGGCGAACCGCTCGATGATCGGGCGACGGATGCGGAGCAGCTCTGCGACGCGCGTCGTCGGAGCGTTGCCGACGCGCAGCCACACGACCTTCGGTGGGGAGCCGTAGAGAATACTCCGCTGGTAGAAGTCGGTGTCCTTCGAGACTAGGAGAAACCCCTCGTCGGCAGCGTGTGTCCAGATGCGGGCATCGTCCGCGCCGAGTAATCCGATCTCCCGAACGTGGGCAGAACCCGGATAGGCTTCCGCGAGCGTCTGCGGGAGACGGAACGACAGGTTCTCGTCAAACAGCAGCCTCACGCTGCGAAGAGCCGGCGTTCACGCTCAGCGGCAAAGGCGAGGGCGGCGCGGATGTCCTCCGCCGACAGGTCCGGGAAGTCGCTTAGAATTTCCTCCGGCGTCATTCCCCCAGCGAGGTATTCAAGCACGTCCGAGACGGTGATGCGCGTACCTCGGATCGTAGGTTTCCCACTGCGAATAGCCGGGTCGAGCGTAATGCGGTCCTGAGCGTCCATGATTCCGCTGAGAGTGCAGATCCGGGTACGTCCGCTTCCGGTGAGCGTTCCTTCGTCCAGTGGCCTCGCCGCCGCGATGCAGGGCACGGACTAGATTACTCAACACCTCGGTAGCGCTCGAACCAGCCGAGGATGTAGGCCACCTTCGCCATGAGCCGGCTCGGGCGCGAGGCGATGCCGTGCGCGGCACCGGGGACGCGGACGAGCGCCGTCGGAACCCGCCGAAGCTTGAGCGCCTGGTAGTACTGCTCCGACTCCGAGATCGGCGTGCGGAAGTCCTCTTCACCGGTGAGCAGCATCGTCGGCGTCGTCACGTTCCCGACGTAGGCCAGCGGCGAGCGCGCCCAGTAGCCCTCCGGGTCCTCCCACGGGAGGGCCGGGAACCAGTACTGCGAGAAGAACGGGTAGGCGTCGGCCGTCAGCACAAAGCTCGTCCAGTTGATGACCGGCTTCGCCACGACCGCCGCCCGGAACCGGTCCGTATGCCCGACGATCCACGCCGTCAGCACACCGCCGCCCGAGCCACCCGTCACGAAGAGCTGGTCCGGGTCCACGTAGCCCTGCCCGATGGCGGCGTCGACCGCGCTCATCAGGTCGTCGTAGTCCTGGCTCGGGTAGGCGTGGTGGATCAGGTTGCCGAACGCTTCGCCGTAGCTCGTCGAGCCGCGCGGGTTGGTGTAGAGGACGACGTAGCCCGCCGCCGCCATCAGCTGGACCTCCGCCGAAAAGCGCGGGCCGTAGTTGGCGAACGGCCCGCCGTGGATTTCGAGGATCAGCGGGTAGCGCCGGTCGGGGTCGAAGTCCGGCGGCTTGACGATCCACCCATGGATGCGCTGCCCGTCGGCGCTCGACTCGGTCCACAGCTCCTCGACCTTGCCGAGCGGGGCGTGCTCGAACAGGTCGTCGTTGAGGCGGGTCAGCCGTGCTGTGCGTGCGCCACGCTGCCCGACCGCGAGGTCGGCCGGGTGGTGGGGTGCCACCAGGGTGAACGCGAAGCGCCCGTTTGAGGCGATGGAAAACGACCCGCCGCCGTAGGGCCGCCCGAGCGAGGTCCCGCCGAGGTGGTCGGCGAGGTTCGTCACCGTGCCGTCAAGGGCGACGAGCGCAATCTTGGTGTCGCCCTCGTCGTCGTACTGGACGAACACGCCCGTCCCGTCGGCGCTCCACGTCGGACGCTGCACGCTCCGGTCCAGCCCGCCCGTGAC includes the following:
- the ppc gene encoding phosphoenolpyruvate carboxylase; this encodes MPIPTSLPGGLEIEAEGSGISAPLSRTVNLLGGLLGRAVRARYGDDAFDLVETLRGLCREEQHDEAARLLDSQPLDRLVALLRAFTTFFHLVNKAEQLEILRINRDRAREASPDAPRAESVMAAVHALKEQGCSLDDVLALVGALDVQPTLTAHPTEARRRSILFHQQRIADLLGGLRERDTTPAEDDALVGEIESVVQLLLATDEIRSAAVTVEDEVRHGLFFVATSIWETVPRIHADLRRALNTYYDEEEVRAQHAASLPPLLRYRSWIGGDRDGNPRVTAEVTEWTLGVHREDALRLYRRALDHLRLTLSVSERQTPGDAFAALRDSIEQDREAVALPARRWRQNAHEPVRLKLMLMQAKLDRLLSGDEFSYAAADFRADLDLVAESLTAAGLETLVADGPLADLRVQADAFGFHLAALDLRQHSRLHEAAVDDLLRLAGVTDDYASLGEAERLSVLDAELRNPRPLRAPGAEVGDDTHRVLSVLDVARRALSAEPESIGSYIISMTDAVSDVLEVLLLFKETGLWQMAPGGGVTCPLDVVPLLETIADLDRGEALLDRLFTHPVYVRQLVARGRMQEVMLGYSDSNKDGGYWQANWALHKAQGAIARVCQRFGLDLRLFHGRGGTVGRGGGRANQAIRAMPPEAQTGRIRFTEQGEVISFRYAHPGIARRHLEQIVHAQLGALAEAPDPASFEGPTEDDTRALMQQIADTSMTAYRALIDDPAFWPWYLQATPIEHIAGIPMASRPVSRKAASEVDFDGLRAIPWVFAWTQPRYTVPGWYGLGTALAQATADAGQADRLRQMHAEWPFFQAIVANALREMARARFAISERYAGLAEGRQHERLAAEFERAERALLRVAGQDRLLAHSPVIEKSIRLRNPYTDVLNLVQLELIERWRSGGAEGDEADALEEALFVSLNGLAAAMQSTG
- a CDS encoding DUF433 domain-containing protein, which translates into the protein MDAQDRITLDPAIRSGKPTIRGTRITVSDVLEYLAGGMTPEEILSDFPDLSAEDIRAALAFAAERERRLFAA
- the msrA gene encoding peptide-methionine (S)-S-oxide reductase MsrA — translated: MSNLQTATIGGGCFWCVEAVMQPLKGVERVVSGYSGGKGANPSYREICGGRTGHAEVVQVHFDPDVISYRDLLYVFLATHDPTTLNRQGADTGTQYRSVIFYADDEQHRVADEVIADLTQRQIFDRGIVTEVSPLGPFYEAEDYHQDYFRQNPGQPYCQAVIAPKVAKLRRHYLDRLKAEAA
- a CDS encoding glycerophosphodiester phosphodiesterase family protein, which encodes MPRVPDGFDVQGHRGARGLAPENTIPAFRRALDLGVTTLELDTVVSADRVVVVSHDPTMSPVFCAHPDGRPVAPDEEITLFGLPYAEIARFDCGSRLTPRFPEQVLQPAAKPTLAEVVRFAEAYAHEHGRPPVFYNVETKSTPEGDGRLHPPPGEFVRLLWEVVKTEGIAERFTLQSFDVRTLQEVRSLSLPVRLALLVEDTGRSPEKSLHSGLGALGFVPDIYSPDFRLVNEAVVAAAREAGMLVIPWTVNEVGDMERLRALGVDGLITDYPDRALGR
- a CDS encoding S46 family peptidase, with translation MPTRFLPLAALLLALPAFAQDADVMRAGPLDNGKMWLFENPPVDYLAETYGLRPDEAWFERARLSALRLPGCSASFVSRDGLVATNHHCVRGAIVDVTREGETLVQDGFFARSLGDERRVEGLYVDQLVAITDVTDRVNAALDAAQTDAERAAARSAVTDEIEAELATGDGITVQVVSLYNGGLYSAYTFRRYDDLRMVAAPEEQLGFFGGDPDNFTYPRYALDFAFLRVYQDGQPLDTSDFHYAWSTEGVAPGDLVFVIGNPGSTDRGDTVAQLHYRRDVQVPALLTFLNGRITAIDAYLEDHPDEEGVRNQRFGLSNARKAYRGRADALTNEVIMARRRDFERQFRQAIESDAGLRAEYGGLIDRMSALQREKREVAPAFSAFAAMTNPTYSSSTLRRAFAVVQGGDVASIADLPPALDRMYLAAQLRQFERYLEPGFVNPILDGRSPEAAAEAIIAGSDLSSAEQAGDVTMASDDLAVDLARAVLPRFAEFQSASAGLGAQEAEVARRLGQARFAVYGTAVPPDATFSPRFTDGVVRGYDYNGTVAPPNTTFFGLYDRNASFGQDSEWALPERWLPAPPDLDRATPLNFVSTSDTIGGNSGSPAVDRDLRLVGLNFDRMIEGLSRDYIYFADRGRNVMVDARAVLEALDAVYDLDRVVVELRTGALVETEAEADAME
- a CDS encoding phosphatase PAP2 family protein, translating into MLIRAFPLLTLLLIAAVPVQGQVDPATGTPIVAEDPPSTADVRLFRTIYDIEAPAFAATMRGVHWTSRNVFIGAVPAAWLGTLAGGGDRDYQPAYLLTLTHASTIGAVFALKTLIRRPRPYASLPGVTPRSGGHPSTFDPHSFPSGHAALSFALATSVSLSYPEWYVIAPSLTWAAAVSLSRPWLGVHYPSDVAVGIVLGTGIALGLHALGDAITPSGLRNDDEPDPLRTPSPPSVRFVIPF
- a CDS encoding DUF5615 family PIN-like protein, whose amino-acid sequence is MRLLFDENLSFRLPQTLAEAYPGSAHVREIGLLGADDARIWTHAADEGFLLVSKDTDFYQRSILYGSPPKVVWLRVGNAPTTRVAELLRIRRPIIERFADDREAAFLILD
- a CDS encoding S9 family peptidase, yielding MRFHLLIFAALLAFAPVALAQEAERFELMDVFELEYASDPQISPDGEHVIYRRNRMDVMADRARSDLWIVDYDGGNHRPLVADASSPRWSPDGERLAYVTTDEHDKAQLFVRYFDTGASVALTQLPASPGGLGWSPDGEQIAFTMFVEGEAESLISLPAPPDGAAWADRPTYTESVRYRSDGSGYTEPGFRQVFVVSAEGGTPRQVTNGPYNHGGSPAWTPDGQALILSANRSSDWEYDPRESDLYRLDLDTEALTRLTDRDGPDASPAVAPDGRIAYLGFDDRRQGYQLTRLYVADADGSNPRLVTGGLDRSVQRPTWSADGTGVFVQYDDEGDTKIALVALDGTVTNLADHLGGTSLGRPYGGGSFSIASNGRFAFTLVAPHHPADLAVGQRGARTARLTRLNDDLFEHAPLGKVEELWTESSADGQRIHGWIVKPPDFDPDRRYPLILEIHGGPFANYGPRFSAEVQLMAAAGYVVLYTNPRGSTSYGEAFGNLIHHAYPSQDYDDLMSAVDAAIGQGYVDPDQLFVTGGSGGGVLTAWIVGHTDRFRAAVVAKPVINWTSFVLTADAYPFFSQYWFPALPWEDPEGYWARSPLAYVGNVTTPTMLLTGEEDFRTPISESEQYYQALKLRRVPTALVRVPGAAHGIASRPSRLMAKVAYILGWFERYRGVE